Proteins from one Phocoena sinus isolate mPhoSin1 chromosome 8, mPhoSin1.pri, whole genome shotgun sequence genomic window:
- the VWCE gene encoding LOW QUALITY PROTEIN: von Willebrand factor C and EGF domain-containing protein (The sequence of the model RefSeq protein was modified relative to this genomic sequence to represent the inferred CDS: substituted 1 base at 1 genomic stop codon), giving the protein MWAGLLLRAACVALLLPGTSARGYTGRKTPGHFGAERRRLGPHVCLSGFGSGCCPGWAPSMGSGHCTLPLCSFGCGSGICIAPNVCSCQDGEQGPTCPEAHGPCGEYGCDLTCNHGGCQEVARVCPVGFSMTETAIGIRCTDIDECLSSSCEGHCVNTEGGFVCECGPGLQLSADRHSCQDTDECLGTPCQQRCKNSIGSYRCSCRTGFHLHGNRHSCVDVNECRRPLERRVCHHSCHNTVGSFLCTCRPGFRLRADRVSCEAFPKAVLAPSAILRPLQHPPKMLLLLPEAGRPALSPGHSPPSGAPGPPTGVRTTRLPSPTPALPTSSASALTQLLSAPMATPVPSPSPLGTLRPPSRIQEKVVVTPSLPRGPEATQLAPGPSACWHLGAMHESGSRWTEPGCSQCWCEDGEVTCEKVTCEAACSHPIPSGDGGCCPLCTGCFHSGVIRAEGDVFSPPNQNCTVCVCLAGNVSCISPRVSSRPLXASLKSDCCTCVPVRCYFHGQWYADGAVFSGGGDECTTCVCQNGEVECSFTPCPELDCPREEWWLGPGQCCFTCREPAPTTGCSLDDNGVEFPVGQIWSPGDPCELCICQADGSVSCKRTDCVDSCPHPIRIPGQCCPDCSAGCTYTGRIFYNNQTFPSVLDPCLSCICLLGSVACSPVDCPITCSYPFHPDGECCPVCRDCNYEGRKVGNGQVFTLDDEPCTQCICQLGEVSCEKMPCQQACSDPFTPPRDCCSFCPDSLEESRGLSPRGDVELSKVARTPRGDPKALPNCSSCPGPPAVLPRRPALQLLQLLLRTNLSDMQTIPVSPSGAQALPSPPLGPGGMFPGEPGASQPPRPSPGPSIPPGASSLPPASPGAPGPPPVTPEPSSSASGAHTASRQPSLPATIRRRASALSTMGPSPSEAPVTILRPRRLSPATSRLSAALAATASPGPQEPTMGPSQEESTV; this is encoded by the exons ACGCCGGCTGGGCCCCCACGTCTGCCTCTCGGGGTTCGGGAGTGGCTGCTGCCCTGGCTGGGCGCCCTCCATGGGCAGTGGACACTGCACCCTTC CCCTCTGCTCCTTTGGCTGCGGGAGTGGCATCTGCATCGCTCCCAATGTCTGCTCCTGCCAGGATGGAGAGCAAGGGCCCACCTGCCCAG AAGCCCACGGACCCTGTGGGGAGTACGGCTGTGACCTCACCTGTAACCATGGTGGCTGTCAGGAGGTGGCCCGAGTGTGTCCCGTGGGCTTCTCGATGACAGAGACAGCTATCGGCATCAGGTGTACTG ACATCGATGAATGTTTAAGCTCCTCTTGTGAGGGCCACTGCGTGAACACAGAAGGCGGGTTCGTGTGCGAGTGTGGGCCGGGCCTGCAGCTGTCTGCTGACCGCCACAGCTGCCAAG ACACTGATGAATGCCTTGGGACCCCCTGCCAGCAGAGATGTAAAAACAGCATTGGCAGCTACAGGTGTTCCTGTAGAACTGGCTTCCATCTGCACGGCAACCGGCACTCCTGTGTAG ATGTAAACGAGTGTCGGAGGCCACTGGAGAGGCGAGTCTGTCACCATTCTTGCCATAACACCGTGGGCAGCTTCCTGTGCACCTGCCGACCTGGCTTCAGGCTCCGAGCTGACCGAGTGTCGTGTGAAG CTTTCCCCAAAGCCGTGCTGGCCCCATCTGCCATCCTGCGGCCCCTGCAGCACCCCCCTAAGATGCTACTGCTGCTTCCGGAGGCAGGCCGGCCCGCCCTCTCCCCAGGGCACAGCCCTCCTTCTGGGGCTCCAGGGCCCCCAACTGGAGTCAGGACCACACGACTGCCATCTCCCACACCTGCACTACCCACGTCCTCTGCTTCTGCCCTGACGCAGCTGCTGTCCGCCCCAATGGCCACCCCAGTGCCTAGTCCCTCTCCGTTGGGGACCCTCAGACCTCCCTCACGAATCCAGGAGAAGGTGGTGGTGACCCCTTCCTTGCCCAGGGGCCCTGAGGCCACGCAGCTGGCACCAGGGCCCTCTGCCTGTTGGCACCTGGGAGCCATGCATGAGTCCGGGAGCCGCTGGACAGAGCCTGGCTGTTCCCAGTGCTGGTGCGAG GATGGGGAGGTGACCTGTGAAAAGGTGACGTGTGAAGCTGCTTGTTCTCACCCGATTCCCTCCGGAGATGGGGGATGCTGCCCATTGTGTACAG GCTGTTTTCACAGTGGCGTCATCCGGGCTGAAGGGGACGTGTTTTCACCTCCCAACCAGAACTGCactgtctgtgtctgtctg GCTGGAAATGTGTCCTGCATCTCCCCCCGAGTGTCCTCCCGGCCCCTGTAGGCCTCCCTGAAGTCGGATTGCTGTACTTGTGTGCCAG TGAGATGCTATTTCCATGGCCAGTGGTATGCAGACGGGGCTGTGttcagtggtggtggtgatgagtgTACCACCTGTGTCTGCCAG AACGGGGAGGTGGAATGTTCCTTCACGCCATGTCCAGAACTGGATTGCCCCCGCGAGGAGTGgtggctgggccctgggcagtgCTGCTTCACCTGCAGGGAACCCGCACCCACGACAG GCTGCTCTCTGGACGACAACGGGGTTGAGTTTCCGGTCGGACAGATCTGGTCTCCCGGTGACCCCTGTGAGTTATGCATCTGCCAG GCAGATGGTTCAGTGAGCTGCAAGAGGACAGACTGTGTGGACTCCTGCCCTCACCCGATTCGGATCCCCGGGCAGTGCTGCCCTGACTGTTCGGCAG GCTGCACCTACACAGGTAGAATCTTCTACAATAACCAGACCTTCCCGTCCGTGCTGGACCCGTGTCTGAGCTGCATCTGCCTG CTGGGTTCGGTGGCCTGCTCGCCCGTGGACTGCCCCATCACCTGCTCCTACCCTTTCCACCCTGACGGGGAGTGCTGTCCAGTGTGCCGAG ACTGCAACTAcgaggggaggaaggtggggaatGGCCAGGTGTTCACCTTGGACGATGAGCCCTGTACCCAGTGCATATGCCAG CTGGGAGAGGTGAGCTGCGAGAAGATGCCCTGCCAGCAGGCCTGCTCGGACCCCTTCACGCCCCCCAGGGACTGCTGCTCCTTCTGTCCAG ATTCCCTGGAAGAAAGCCGGGGTCTCTCCCCTCGTGGAGACGTTGAGCTCAGCAAAGTGGCCCGGACCCCCCGTGGAGACCCCAAGGCCCTGCCCAACTGCAGCTCCTGCCCGGGGCCCCCAGCGGTGTTGCCTCGGAGGCCAGCGCTGCAGCTCCTCCAGCTCCTCCTGAGAACGAACCTGTCTGACATGCAGACTATACCCGTGAGCCCCTCAGGAGCCCAGGCCTTACCCTCACCCCCTTTGGGGCCAGGGGGCATGTTCCCAGGGGAGCCCGGGGCCTCCCAGCCCCCTCGGCCCTCACCAGGGCCTTCAATCCCTCCAGGAGCCTCCTCTCTACCTCCGGCCTCTCCCGGGGCTCCCGGGCCACCTCCTGTTACTCCAGAGCCCTCGTCCTCGGCCTCCGGGGCCCACACAGCATCCAGACAGCCTTCTCTGCCTGCCACCATCCGGCGTAGAGCCTCAGCCCTTTCCACGATGGGCCCCAGCCCCTCAGAGGCCCCCGTCACCATCCTCAGGCCTCGCAGACTCTCTCCAGCCACCTCCAGACTCTCTGCAGCCCTTGCAGCCACGGCCAGCCCTGGCCCCCAGGAGCCCACCATGGGGCCCTCACAGGAGGAGTCCACGGTGTAA